A DNA window from Paenibacillus andongensis contains the following coding sequences:
- a CDS encoding TetR/AcrR family transcriptional regulator encodes MSPRTKKQNEFIREQRKQEILQAAVHVYVAKGYSATTLSDVADQAGLAHGLVYYYFKNKKMLFRELYENMMDQSLQYTTVYFEQDSPVLEQFKNYAMLICERVIKDPQTQRFYMRISLDLHHLYEPGELSPFEWMKSFIKPMAQAIDKGIGQGVIRQGDANLLAMQYWGAISQGMSYLDQLLQDLATQGLKETEINSVMGEKFQQIAESAISLFKPA; translated from the coding sequence ATGTCTCCCCGTACAAAGAAACAGAATGAGTTCATTCGTGAGCAACGTAAGCAAGAGATTTTACAGGCGGCCGTTCACGTCTATGTGGCAAAGGGCTATTCGGCTACGACATTGAGCGATGTAGCAGATCAGGCGGGTCTTGCACATGGTCTGGTATATTACTACTTCAAAAATAAAAAAATGCTTTTTCGGGAGCTTTACGAAAACATGATGGACCAGTCCCTTCAGTACACTACCGTGTATTTTGAACAGGATTCGCCGGTGCTCGAGCAATTCAAAAACTATGCCATGCTCATCTGTGAGCGTGTGATCAAGGATCCACAGACCCAGCGTTTTTATATGCGAATCAGCCTGGATCTGCATCATCTATATGAGCCCGGAGAATTATCGCCCTTTGAATGGATGAAGAGCTTTATCAAGCCAATGGCCCAAGCAATTGACAAAGGAATTGGGCAAGGTGTCATCCGTCAAGGAGACGCGAATCTTTTAGCCATGCAATATTGGGGAGCTATTTCCCAAGGAATGAGTTATCTGGATCAGCTGCTTCAAGATCTCGCCACTCAGGGCTTGAAGGAGACGGAAATTAACAGTGTAATGGGCGAAAAATTCCAACAGATCGCCGAATCGGCAATTTCTTTATTCAAGCCCGCTTGA